One window of the SAR324 cluster bacterium genome contains the following:
- a CDS encoding MlaD family protein codes for MRAEFKVGGLILLAAGLIITASIVVTGWNPELDETYRIGALFRNSGGLQTGSAVRVAGIKVGTVDAIELEGSEARVILKLYAKYPIYRDSAATIKSVGILGDKFVEVLQGNSMSGTMQDGDEIELVIPGSDIDSMIDSLGSILRDVKSVTGALDRSLGGVQGEQRLTRILDNIEGLTQNTEELTGTVNERIESIMRQIETFSSDLAEISSENKGEVKIILANLKQFSSQLETITTENRSGLRQVVDNLNSFTESLAEDGPEITGNLRGILEENRSSLKSSVDNLDRSLAKLDRTMDNVESISGKIERGEGTIGKLVNDEQTVDELNEAIGSINGLLGDVNRLKLDIGVRAELYGSNQAAYGPESSSKGYLSVQLQPLKDRFYRLELVDNPRGIRTRTKDYITREENGQITYIEEERLEVEQNLQFSAQVVQRFYDTLFKIGLFENSFGLGVEQLFGRDEQYRTYLDVWDIGGEFGTHLKAGASWRFHSNLFVTAGADDFISEEESFRDYFIGIGVTFNEDVLKPFLSSVPLDAITN; via the coding sequence ATGCGCGCTGAGTTCAAAGTTGGCGGGCTGATCCTACTGGCAGCTGGCCTAATCATCACAGCTTCGATTGTCGTCACCGGCTGGAATCCTGAGTTGGATGAAACCTACCGTATTGGTGCACTCTTTCGCAACTCTGGTGGCTTACAAACTGGCTCCGCCGTGCGCGTTGCAGGGATCAAGGTTGGAACCGTGGATGCGATTGAACTCGAAGGCTCCGAAGCACGGGTTATCCTCAAACTCTACGCCAAATACCCGATTTACCGTGATAGCGCTGCGACGATCAAGTCTGTTGGCATTCTTGGAGACAAGTTTGTCGAAGTCCTGCAAGGTAACTCAATGAGTGGAACCATGCAGGATGGGGACGAGATCGAACTGGTTATTCCAGGAAGTGACATTGACAGCATGATCGATAGCCTCGGTTCCATCCTGCGTGATGTGAAAAGTGTCACAGGTGCGCTGGATCGCTCACTTGGTGGAGTTCAAGGTGAACAGCGGCTGACACGGATTCTTGACAACATTGAGGGACTTACTCAGAATACAGAGGAACTGACAGGAACTGTCAACGAGCGAATTGAATCCATTATGCGTCAGATCGAAACCTTCAGCAGTGATCTTGCTGAAATTTCTAGTGAAAACAAGGGAGAGGTCAAGATCATCCTGGCTAACCTGAAGCAGTTCTCTTCTCAACTTGAGACCATCACCACTGAAAACCGATCTGGGCTGCGACAAGTAGTAGACAATCTCAACAGTTTCACCGAATCCCTGGCTGAAGACGGGCCTGAGATCACAGGCAATCTCCGTGGAATTCTTGAAGAAAACCGTAGCTCTCTCAAGAGTAGTGTAGATAATCTGGACCGCTCCCTAGCCAAGCTGGATCGCACGATGGATAACGTGGAGTCAATCAGTGGCAAGATCGAAAGAGGTGAGGGTACCATCGGCAAGTTGGTCAACGATGAGCAAACTGTCGACGAGTTGAACGAAGCCATCGGCAGCATCAACGGATTGCTTGGTGATGTCAACCGCCTCAAGCTCGACATTGGCGTCCGAGCTGAATTGTACGGCTCTAATCAGGCTGCTTATGGTCCAGAAAGTTCTTCAAAGGGCTACCTGAGCGTCCAGTTGCAACCGCTCAAGGACCGTTTCTATCGCTTGGAGTTGGTCGATAATCCACGTGGAATCAGAACCCGTACCAAGGATTACATTACACGTGAAGAGAATGGCCAAATTACCTACATTGAGGAAGAGCGACTGGAAGTTGAACAAAATTTACAATTCTCTGCACAAGTAGTGCAACGCTTCTACGACACCCTCTTCAAGATTGGCCTCTTTGAGAACAGTTTTGGATTGGGAGTGGAACAACTCTTTGGCCGGGACGAGCAGTACCGTACCTACCTGGACGTCTGGGATATCGGAGGTGAATTTGGCACCCATCTCAAGGCAGGAGCCAGTTGGCGCTTCCATTCAAATCTCTTTGTCACTGCAGGAGCAGATGACTTCATCAGTGAAGAGGAGTCCTTCCGTGACTACTTCATTGGTATTGGGGTGACCTTCAACGAAGACGTCCTCAAGCCTTTCCTCAGCAGTGTGCCGTTGGACGCCATCACTAACTAA